The following proteins are co-located in the Halorussus caseinilyticus genome:
- a CDS encoding helix-turn-helix domain-containing protein, protein MDKLDGVPLSALQDHLDAAESAKATKRLMVAIAYKDGVSVSELSERYGVPESTLYYWLDRIADKPLSDAVQDDERPGRPSELDDTDREALFDALADSPESYGFEAVSWTPHLVREFIEREFGVSYSLGHVRRLVRESDESV, encoded by the coding sequence ATGGACAAACTCGACGGCGTACCGCTCTCGGCACTACAGGACCACCTCGACGCGGCCGAGAGCGCGAAGGCGACGAAGCGACTCATGGTCGCCATCGCGTACAAGGACGGCGTGTCGGTCTCTGAACTCTCGGAGCGATACGGCGTCCCCGAGTCCACGCTCTACTACTGGCTAGACCGCATTGCCGACAAACCGCTCTCGGACGCGGTGCAAGACGACGAACGGCCCGGCCGACCCTCGGAACTCGACGACACCGACCGCGAGGCGCTGTTCGACGCACTCGCGGACTCCCCGGAGTCCTACGGCTTCGAGGCGGTGTCGTGGACGCCCCACCTCGTCCGGGAGTTCATCGAACGCGAGTTCGGCGTCTCCTACTCGCTCGGTCACGTCCGGCGACTCGTCCGCGAGTCCGACGAGTCGGTGTGA